Genomic DNA from Prunus persica cultivar Lovell chromosome G1, Prunus_persica_NCBIv2, whole genome shotgun sequence:
CAACGTAAACACGACAAGagcaaatataatttcactccCAATATTTAGTGGTACTTCTCATACTCTCTGATTATTCTAGTTCTAAAACAACATATGATTAATTTATAACAACATATGATTAATTATTAAGACAGTAATAGTCAGCTATTTATCACTATTGATTTGATCTCACGCACTCCTTCAGTACTAATTCCCCAACAAATAATTTATGGGGGGATGGATGACTCAAGTCTAAATCAATATTTGCATTATTTGATGCTTTATGAAGGTgacctcttttttgtttttttcccatAAAAAACGGTGGAAATCTTAATATGGTAGAATTGTCGTAGTTGACCTTAAGCTGATGATATAATTTCCCAATCATACCACAGAAGCGCGACAGCAGCCTTTGCCTCTTCTCACTTGGCAATacaaatttttattcaaatttattaactaattaattaattacgcTGTGTTGCGTGTTACATTTTCTTACCTAATAATTATCCACTCCATATCATATATTCAACTGATGGATTTTATTTAACAAACTCTTAACTTTTTTTACATAGATTTGAGATTGTCAGTCAAACACGACGGCAGTCGTTGACCACAGTGAGATTTGCTTTTACTGTGTTTAGTTAAATAATTCTATGACTCTTATACGAGGTTATATCTTTTAATCGtttgatcaaattaattaatttaattaaacaattAAACAGTATAATCTCATCTAATGATCTTGGATGACGTCCCCACAATAGAATGAGTCGCAATAGCAATAGAAGCTGCTCACGCCTCCTCTCGTCTCCTCCGCTAGGGCCAAGATAGAAAGGCCCAGCCCAATCAATGTTTAGCGTACGGAGTCCGATACATAAATAGCCGTTGTATACCCACTAttgttttcttatctttttgttCAACTTTGGATTCTTTTACTCAACGGTAAGGAAGGAAGCTACCTTCCCACCAAGACCAAGCTTGTATATATCATCTTTCATTCTCATCTTATCTTATAAGTTATATGCAATGCAACAAACACGTAACACGTAACCACGTAACCCATTTTGCAATTTACATCATCCCCCAACGTTACCAACTGACTGCGACTCATAGCCTAAAGCCATTGGTTGTTCCTCCAACTGCCACTTCCGCCTTCTATGGTTTCTGGTGGTGCTTCACTTTGAATACCTGAAATACCATCAATACCCCTTCAATCAACTCATAACATGATGGATCCCATATGTATGTTTTGTATGTTTATGGATGTAGACTAATGAATTTGATAGATTGTCAAAAGAGAGGcagcttaattaattaagctttgaaacaaacaatttcaactactttaaattaatctatatatataaagcaaaagacagagaatggtgaaacattcaaaataccagaaaatgtccttAGTTAATCTAagcattaagaattaaaattattaattaaatgaggataatatgataaattcatatttttttatattaaaaaattttaaaattaaaagaaaattcagataatgaatcatatttttatgaaacataactacccattatccttttcaattttaaaataaatttaaaaaaaattaaaaaaaagcctctcgcaagTGCGGAAGCGCGTGCGAAAAGGCTAGtataatttaaagaaaattcaaacttaTGAATGGTcggaaaaaattaattaaattcaaattcgcATGTAACCAACCAACCTTAAAACCAAcaacaattgaattattttatCATAATCAATTAATTTTGGTTCATTTCTCATTCTCGTGGCCCCATTTCTCATTcttattattgtactttttcttttattttttatgacaaACTTAAAtacaatttcaacaaaattgaTACACTAAGTATGATTCGTTATCgcttttttattgaattaaggaaaaaaaaatcaaatctctctttcaaaaaattgtaaatttagAATATTAGAAAGTAATTTGGTACCATGTTATAGTTTTGAAGCAACTCACAGTTAATGCAATTCAGGGAACAGCGTATGGGCAATTTGGGCATTTGGGGAAAACTTTGCCCATACCATCGCTTTCAAAACCAAAACGGTTCAATGTCTGTCACCGACACGCAAGCACTATTTACCGGGTGTCACCGGTGCCTTACCAATTCCGGCAATCCGTTTTAAATCCGCAGAAAACAGTCGTTTTGTCGTCACTTTGCGCCTCTCTGCTATCTCCACTCCACGCTCACGCTCCTCACACCTCACCTGCTCTGTTTCTGCTCTCAGCTTCACTCAACCTTGTTTCTTACCGTTTTACCCTCCGCTGACGCCCTAATATCCTCTCtaaccaccaccacaaccccCAAGCAAACACACGCAACAGAAGCATAAACTTTCTTCTTCACGAGAAAATTCAGCTGAAGCGTCGTCGTTTTCGAGCTCAAAAGCAAACCCAGCTGGGCTCTCTTTTGAAAATATCTACAGCAATGTCTGTGGCTACAAAGCTTCAATCTTCGATTTGTGAGCCCCGAGCTGTACTCGGTCCCGGCGGGAACAGAGTTAGGGTTTCAGAGGCCCCGAAACGCAAGAACGAGGGCTTGAAGAAGCCACCGCAGAGGCCGAGAAAACCTGTATCGGAAATTCCAGAAGCGGTTGTACGGAACAACGTTTCGGTGGACAGCACCTGCTCTTCTGATACCTCGTCGAGCTGTTCATCTGCTAAAACGGTGAGTCCTAGAAGGACTGTGAGGCACAAGAGCTTGAGGCCTGCGAAGCTTGTTTCGGACGATATGGAGGTCGTCAAGCCCGCGGGTCCACCTAAACGGTGTGAATGGATTACACCAAACTCTGGTAAATTAGCCGTGCTTTTGTTAAGTTTACTCTTGTTTATGCTTGCCTGCTGCGAAATTGACCAGAAAGATatgaaaatttggaattttgagtGTAAAATGCTTTCCTTAATTTTTACATGCAATaaatatgaacttttttttttcttttctcatttcATAAAAAGATTATAAAGtttcttttataattatattactttATATTGATAATTAGGTAGACGTCTTTACGGTGCAGAATTGTTTGATTGAGGATAGGGTAGAGTGTTTGAGAATTGAGAATGTTATTTAGTGTGAGTGACATAATTTTATTACCAAGATGATGCAAATGTgtttcttgaagaaaccaaaaacTCAATTAGGAATTAACACAATTCTATGCCTGAAGAGTTGCAACATTTCTTTACAAGGGCGTTGGCTTCCACCGGAATATGAtccttaacatttttttttgacTTCCATTGATTAGCCCGCCTGAATCGAAACTATGCTTTCTGGCCTATTGAAATTTCTTGCTTGCTACTTTAAACTTGAACAACAGACCCAGTTTATACTTGTTTCCACGATGAAGAATGGGGGGTTCCAGTTTATGATGATAAGAAGCTGTTTGAGTTGCTCGTCCTTTCACAAGCTCTAGCCGAACTCAGTTGGCCAGAAATTCTACACAAGAGAGACATGTTCCGGTATGCTTGTTTCCATTTATCATGATCCATATTGCATCTATAGTTTAGCGAGCTTTGTGAAGAAAGGTATGCCTGTAGGCTGTATGCTTATAGTTTTATACTTGTTTTGTCCCCTTGGGCCCCTTGCAGGAAACTTTTTGACGACTTTGATCCGTCATCCATAGCAAAGTTCGAAGAGAAGAAGCTACTGTCTCTCAAAATAAATGGCATTCCATTGCTATCTGAACAAAAGCTTCGTGCAGTTGTGGAGAATGCTATGCAAATGCTCAAGGTAATCAATATGCATTGCATGATTCATTGCCTAAGCACGCATTCATAATGTGCTTTCCCTAgtttccaaaatcaaaaaatgattCCTTTATTGAAATCCTTCGAAAATAATAGGTTTCCATATGATTCACACATTTGCACTTTGCAGGTTCAGCAGGAGTTTGGTTCCTTCAGTAACTACTGCTGGAGCTTTGTGAACCACAAGCCAATAAGAAACAGATTTCGTTATGGACGCCAAGTACCGGTGAAGTCGCCAAAAGCTGAAGTCATAAGCAAAGATTTGATGAAGAGAGGCTTCCGTTGTGTTGGTCCTACTGTGATTTACTCGTTTATGCAAGTGGCAGGGATTGTGAACGATCATCTCATAACATGCTTCAGATACAAGGAGTGCGATGCAAATGACAACAAATTAGACCTGAAACTTAAGACGGAAGAGAAGACGGAGGTGCTAAAACTAAGTGAAGCTATGGAGATTGGAGAGCACAAATGACTTAGCCAAACTTTGTTACTAATTACACAACTTCACATAATTTAGAAATTACTGTCAGAAGGTAAAAAAATAGATGTTCTCCATTTTTACTTTGTAGTCGTTTCGTGCTTTTCTCATGCCACTGTCTGCGTCTGTGTCTGTCTGTGTCATTAAACTAACCAACCAGAAAAGTATTGTCttagactttttttttgtttttgggtcaaaatcTTAGACTCGTACCACTATGTAAGAAGCTGATGCTTTGTAGAGATCAGTGTGAGTTGTCAAGTTTGCTGCCTTATCGTCATTTTGGTGTCTTGTAATAAACATTCACATTATCATAGAAAAGCACGTGTTTGTGATCAATAATGCTTGTTTGGTGCATTgtgtttaaaattttcttcaacGTTTGCGATTGAATACAATGTTAAAAGAAGGTTTAATACGATGGATTATTATTAGGCATGAAGAACGAAACATCCATATACATAAGCACGCGGACGCATAAACTGCAAAATAAAACTTTCCAATGTACAACAACATTCCCATTTTGCTGTGGGTTTTCTGAGTCTACAAATttgattataaaaataaataataatacgaAAAAAAGAACTGTTAATTTGAACAAGAAACGGTACACAATATTCTGAAGCTGATAACATCCCAAACAAATTCGAAttgagaaagaaggaaaaataaactCAAATCGCAAACGAAATCTAATTTCTTGCAAGCAATATAACCAAGTATGGTTCGAGATATGCAGTTTGACCCAGAAAGGGTTGTGGCAGATGAACAAGTGCaacctcttttctttctcttccttcatAACTCAGCAACTCACACTCTGAATCCAAACCCCCCACCCAATTGCTGGGCTTAACTTCGAGGCTTACCACTTCCAAGTGTGAGCTCCAAATCATCCAATCCCACCTCATGAATCTTCTCTCCAATCCACGGCTTTACCTCTGGGATCTCACTGTCAGGCAAGTTTTGGTGAGCAACAACAGGCTTCACAAGATTGAAAGTGGGAGAGGCTGGCATTGCTGACAGAGAAGGAGCAAATCTCTGGAAGCAAACCCATTGCCCAGAATCAACAGTGGAAGTATCAGACTCGTCACATTCGGGAATGGTAGCAGCTGGAAAATGGAGCTGGTGACGGGTCGGGCTAGCCGGAGCAGAGACAGCATAAAACGGGTAATCGAAAGAGGCCATGGACTGTTTAGCAATGGAGTCCCAGTTTGGAATTGGGTTGGGGTTTCTGGAGGTTGGGGATGAGAGCGGTGGGGTTACAGGGGCACTATTGGAAATTCGCAGAGGAGGGAGAGACGAAGGAATTGCAGAGCGCAGATAGCGACTGGGATTGGATGAATTCGTGCTGGGATCGAAACGACTTGGGCTTGGATAGGAAGACGACGAAGGACTGGCTTGGTAGGATGGGATTGGACTAGGATTTAGAGAAGAGTAAGGGCTGATCATGGTTGATGTGCCTGGTGTATCAATTTGGGTCGGCCTCAATCCCTGTacaacaccaccaccatcacatTATTAGAATTCATCAGTAAATTAATTTTCAGGTGGATTTTTCCTTTGGATCTGAGCTATGACAATTATgggaaaataattataaattaaaaaaagaaattgaagaattggGACAATTAAAGtgaattgaagaagagaagggaTGAGGGACCTTGCGATAGGTGGTGCCGTCGTCTTCGACGGTCCAGCCAGCCTGGAGGCAGAGAGCTTTCAACACCTCGTTGTTGTCGCAGTGCTTGGGCAAATTGAAGTTGCCCTGAGCTCGGAGCCCTGCGAATATCTTCGCAGCTATggctctcctcctcctctctctcctccggttgttctctctctccctccacGACGGTTTCCTTCGCGCCACCGTCGCCGCAGACGTGGCTCCATCCGACGTCATTCTCCAATCAATTATCTTCCCTCTCTTTTCCCTCTCAGTATCAGGCGCTGTGCAATGTCGAGCTCCGCGTAAGTTGCGTCGCAGGCGATTTAAGCTCGGCAGAATCAGAGATGGCGATGCGTGTGTTCACGAGGAATGCGCTTTTGCTTTTTCGCTGGTTTGTGTAGAagaatctctctctcagtgttaacaaaaataaagccTGACTCGGCCATGTTGAAATGTGTCGCGTGTGCACTCAAAGACCTTGACGGCGTCGTTTATTACCTGTCGTTGTAGTCATACTCGTTTACTAGTCATTAATTTAAGGCCGTTAGATTACGATCAGGGCATGTGGAGGGCTAGTAATTGAGGACCGACCTCATGCAACAATAACAGAATGGTGTTCTGGGATGCACGCAAGTCCATTCTGATgcgagtgagagagagagagagagagagagagagagagagagagagagagagaaacgcTTTGCCGCGTGGAGTTGTATTATAtaactgtttttttcttttcgccGATGACCTAATAATTCTATTGCGGGTCCGGCCGTTGCAGTGGGACCCACTTTCTGAAAACTGTGGGTTTCTCTGTTTGCATGGGAATCTGGGTTCGCaacagaagagaagaaaaaaaacagttttCGAATGAATAATGGGCTTTTGAGTGCTGACATTTGATCGACAGGCCCAACCCAAATTTTCCAGGTCTGGACCAAAAAAGACTACAAAACTGATTGCATTGGaatagaggaaaaaaaaagctcTCAGGTTGCTTCATGCATGTGTAAATCAAATGGTGATCATTTTGTTCAAGTTAAtgtgaaaaaccaaaaaccaagtCTTGACATGACGCCTTGTTTATTAATGGGAAGAGAATTTGAATTACACTAGCACACAAATGGCCTCCTACTACAACAAGTATCGGCTGAAAATTGTGACACAAAACAATGAGCACACCTGAAATGGAGAAACACTCCAGGAAAGACAACCTTCACCCCTATACAGCCTTGGACCTTGAACAAGCAACCCTAGATAACGGAATTGAAAATCTTCTCAATTGCACCCGGGGAAATAGTCGGTTCCCACCCATTGACGACCATCAATTGCTTTTCTCACATTTGATACAAACAACCCTGGATCATCCCTCAAAACATCAGCTGCCTCATGGTTCAAGGGATCCTCATAATTGGGTTGCTGCATAAGTAGATACTCAAGATTTGAATAAGCAACAGGGGAACATACAAATAACACTTAGCAGAAAAAAGAATTGGAGATACCGTGAATAGGTGAGACAATCCATAAATAACAGTGTTTATGTTGAGGACAGGTTTCCAATCTTCTCGAAGAATGTTAAGACAAACATTCCCTTCCAAGTCAATGTTGGGATGATAGATCTGCAAATGGTATACAACATCAGAAATTGTAGTGGTGAATAAAATGGTTTGCAGCATTAATACCAATAGActggaaaataaatttggcCCAAGATGGGGCACCTAGGTTTCTTTACCTTTGTTTCACACTTGACCTTTGGAGCTTCATGAGGGTAGATAATGGGAACATGAAATGAGAAGACAAACCTGCCACCACTGACACAAGAGGTAGAAAAGGGAGGGCATTTAGCTAGATGGCATCAAATTTGTAATTCGAAACAATTTCCAGAAACCAAATTAACTTTAAGCAGAAGATTTAAGTGTCCTAATCAAAGATAACTTACGTATAATATCCCTCGTCCGGTTCAATGGTGACCTCAAAGTTCATCAGATCGTTCTTTCCATTAGGGAAAGATATTTCACATGCTTTGGGTAGGTTCAACTCACTTATGtctacaagaaacaaaaaggtaaAAATCATAATCTGGTCTCAAGATAGATATGTGAACAGAATAATACAATTCAAGGACTACTTGAAGGAATGAAATATATACCAAATTGTTGCTTATTCAAAGTTTCATTTAAAAACATATTCAGGAAGCTGATAGGATGGTATTGGCAGAGCTAACACTACATAAATTGAATACCACATTGCAAGAATTTGATAGTTTGATCGTAAAACGGGGCAAGGAATGAGTTTGATGAGATAATGGGAGCAACAAAATAATCATAACAGAGTCGtataaaaatctgatttatgTAAAATGAATGTGACAGGGGAGACCGATGGAAATTATGTGTGCAAGTACATGCTCCTGAACTACAAATTATGTAAGTAAGCTGTTTATGAGGATGCACCAAATCATCATTGGACATCATGATATCACTTGCTGCTATCCAGATTATTCCACGCAGACAGAAAAGAAAGATGTCAATTATATCACATATCTACATTCTAAATTACTAATGAATAGCCAGGGATTGCATGGGTTATGCACATTGTTGTGAACATGCACGGAAAATGATGGTCACCAACATATACTCAAAAATGAAAGGTAAAAACCTCTATGAAGACGTAATTCCCCTGCACTTTGCTTCTTGACTAGGCCCTTCTCCTTCACATTTTCTTCgatttccttttgcttttctttaacTTTAAATAGCCTGATCATTGTTTCTggcaatttatatataaaaaaagaagatatatGAACAAATTAATTCAGGGGAATTAACATGCGCATAAACTATAACgtcaaagaaaatacaaagacTGCAAATTGTTCATCATGCGCATTGGACAAGGCAACTGaccaagacaaaaaaaaatgaagctaACCTGTTCGATGAAAGGCCGCataaaagcaaaaggaaataagTTGTTAAGCAAGCAAAGATGGAGAGAAACAAAGAGGGACAAGGATGTACAATTTGAATGGGGATAATCAGAAGGGAGGAGGCTTCGCTTGTCGTCCTCATTTCTCCTATTTACAGTCCTACTAAatactcttcttctttttttctcgtCTGCTACTTGTTCGCGGgcactatttttatttgttggttTGCTTTGATTTGTCTTTTTTATGGTCACCTTGAGCCTTCCATTTTCTGTTTAAATCCGAAAACGCAGGGTCCACGGGCTCCTCCTCTGATTATTACGACATGTCGTATGCTGTATTCaattgtgaaaaataaaaccatcCTCAAGTAAAAAGTAAACGCCGTTGCCGGGGATCGAACCCGGGTCACCCGCGTGACAGGCGGGAATACTTACCACTATACTACAACGACCTTGTTGTGcatgttttatgttttcttctaTGTATGCTAAAGAGTGGCCGCCAGATTGAATGGATCCAATATTACGTAAAGTTGGGTGTCATTTCCGAAATTTGTATAAAAGCTAAGAAGCTGATGCGTTGTAAGAAGAGGCCACGGCGTTGTAAGAAGCTCGCATTGCATATATGACATAGGTGTGACGTAATATTACCCAAATATTCTTTCCATTATCTCGAATAAAAACTCGTGAGCAACAGTTACGGCCAGTTCATGCCCAAGCATGATACAATATTGCGAAGGATCCGAACGTATCAAATTCATGTcatgaaatgaaaagattaccagaaaattaaaggaaagagATGATGATGAACCAAATTAAAACGATAGAATCAAACAGAAGATCTTCATATCTACTAGCTAGTCAGGACTACTAATTTTCCGATGTAATTTCCTTCTGTGCTTCTCCAACTGTTGAAGATGACGCCACGTCACTATGTTGATCAGTTGCGAACAGTGGCTCCTTTTctgcttcttttccttttgctccTCCTgcttgttctttgttttttgctcCCCTCCTGCTTGTGCAAAATCTTGTAATTCCAAGTCGTCTTCTCCACCAAGGCTGATGATCCAATTAACGTAAACCAAAAAATTCCTCAAACGAGGAGAGAAATTGGCAAGAAGAATTTTGACGGCAGGGACTAGCTCATTCGTGATCACCGCATATAATGTACGCTTTACAACTCCGTTTTTAAGCTTCTCGTAGTGGTTCCTTACAAAGATGAGAATACAGCAAACAAAACCCGTGGCTGCCGCACTCAATTTCTCGTGCCTTTTGCTGAAGTAGACCATGAAGACGTTAATGATAGCAAGAAAAAGATCCGCTACGACCAAGTCTATCGTCGGTttgatgattaaaaaaaaaagtaaaaatcacCACAAACAGCGCGAGTATTAGTTAGTTGCAGACAAGGCCAGCCCACAGTATTCAGGATCTATACATCCCTGGAGAAAGAGGCCTGCGACGAGAACGATGAGGTCAACGACGTCTTTGACAAAGTCAAGGTGCCGCAGCGGTGGCGAAGAAGTAGTAGAAAAAGAATTACTGGCTCTGTGGTGTTGTAGCGATAGGCGAGTTGGAGGAGAAGGATGTCAATGCCGAGGAAGAACAAGATGGAGGAGATTACGGCGAGGCGGTTCTAGGGGAGGCTCATTTGGTGGTAAATCCTATCTCCAACTGGGGTTAGCCAAGCAGCTATGGCTACGCAGAGAGATCGATGCGATCAGGAATGAGATACTCAGGCAACTTGGGATGCAGAAAGCCATTGATATTGAtggagatgatgaagaagcctatgcttcttcttctgcttgtTTCAGtgtgtttgagagagagagagagagagagagagagagagagagagagaggtgtctGTGAACGGAGGTGAGGGTGGTTGTCTagaattaattagttaattagtTCACTCATTTTAGCTTAACATGCATATAATGATGTGAGCAGTATCAGTATGgaacccttttttttgggtcaaatcaGTATGGACCCGAGCCTCTTCATTTTGGTACGTGCATTTCAAGTAATCATGGCCATTAAAATCAAATCTAAGAGCTAGAAATGACTCCATGTCAGCATTAGTTAATTTCCCAAGAGTCAGCGTTATTACTTAACGTCTTCCGCATTCCTCATCACATCTCAGCATCAAGTCCATCTCTTTctattcatttgtttttttttcattgctgATTTTATATGCAAAGCAGATGGAGTGATGCCTAGACTTTGGAGCAATATTCAAAACATTGAAGATTCGTTATATTGAATTTTTACGAGTCAATGTACACCTATTACGGATTATACCAGCACAATGACGCTAGTCACAATTAATTAAGTATCAAACTCATCACAAAtataagcaaaagcaaaatagATGCTGTTTCTTTTGAGCCTCTTACCATGACAATGGTTAATGGTACCATTACCATTACCATAATAGGTGTTGAAACTAGAGTAATTATTAAGGGCGATGATCTGATAACATATATCGTGCGGACCGGGAACATAAGTTACCTCACGAAGAATCATAAACAACCCCATCAATATTGATGTAGAATCTTGTGCTGGGTAGATTACTTGTCCGTTCTTTGTCCTAAAATAAGGGGAAGGAGGTGGCCTGGGATGAACCAAAACCAACTTTTCAACCGTGTTGTCGTTGTACAATCAATTGCATGATATCTTCTGGGACTTGTTTCGACCAggggctgctgctgctgctgttgtttGCAACAACTTGAGCCAATTTCTTCCTTAATCATGCATAGAAATACTTGTAACCCAGCAAACAAGGAAGAGAGGGAGCAATAACATTATGTGAAATACCAAGAAGCAGTAAAGAATTATATCCATTGTCCTTGCCGGCAATCTGCGGCACATAAGAATAATAAAGAATCATTtcatcaattcaattccttaaGCCATTCATGATAACTTAATTTCCACAACAAAGCTATATCAAATATTGTCTCATACAAAGTGTGTGTTACCACCTGGTGCCCTTGGATTCCCTTCCCATCAATTCTGATGCATTTATCTAAGATAATATCTAAAGCTAAAGAGTTCTATCCAATGTATAACCaggagattttttttcttcatatatggCTGCTAGTTCTGGAATTTTACTGATATTGGTTTAAACAACATGATCGCGAGTAAATCCCCGTTATTA
This window encodes:
- the LOC18789696 gene encoding probable NEDD8-conjugating enzyme Ubc12-like isoform X1; translated protein: MRTTSEASSLLIIPIQIVHPCPSLFLSIFACLTTYFLLLLCGLSSNRLFKVKEKQKEIEENVKEKGLVKKQSAGELRLHRDISELNLPKACEISFPNGKNDLMNFEVTIEPDEGYYTGGRFVFSFHVPIIYPHEAPKVKCETKIYHPNIDLEGNVCLNILREDWKPVLNINTVIYGLSHLFTQPNYEDPLNHEAADVLRDDPGLFVSNVRKAIDGRQWVGTDYFPGCN
- the LOC18789696 gene encoding probable NEDD8-conjugating enzyme Ubc12-like isoform X2, with product MIRLFKVKEKQKEIEENVKEKGLVKKQSAGELRLHRDISELNLPKACEISFPNGKNDLMNFEVTIEPDEGYYTGGRFVFSFHVPIIYPHEAPKVKCETKIYHPNIDLEGNVCLNILREDWKPVLNINTVIYGLSHLFTQPNYEDPLNHEAADVLRDDPGLFVSNVRKAIDGRQWVGTDYFPGCN
- the LOC18790483 gene encoding uncharacterized protein LOC18790483, which codes for MSVATKLQSSICEPRAVLGPGGNRVRVSEAPKRKNEGLKKPPQRPRKPVSEIPEAVVRNNVSVDSTCSSDTSSSCSSAKTVSPRRTVRHKSLRPAKLVSDDMEVVKPAGPPKRCEWITPNSDPVYTCFHDEEWGVPVYDDKKLFELLVLSQALAELSWPEILHKRDMFRKLFDDFDPSSIAKFEEKKLLSLKINGIPLLSEQKLRAVVENAMQMLKVQQEFGSFSNYCWSFVNHKPIRNRFRYGRQVPVKSPKAEVISKDLMKRGFRCVGPTVIYSFMQVAGIVNDHLITCFRYKECDANDNKLDLKLKTEEKTEVLKLSEAMEIGEHK
- the LOC18791913 gene encoding protein BRASSINAZOLE-RESISTANT 1 — encoded protein: MTSDGATSAATVARRKPSWRERENNRRRERRRRAIAAKIFAGLRAQGNFNLPKHCDNNEVLKALCLQAGWTVEDDGTTYRKGLRPTQIDTPGTSTMISPYSSLNPSPIPSYQASPSSSSYPSPSRFDPSTNSSNPSRYLRSAIPSSLPPLRISNSAPVTPPLSSPTSRNPNPIPNWDSIAKQSMASFDYPFYAVSAPASPTRHQLHFPAATIPECDESDTSTVDSGQWVCFQRFAPSLSAMPASPTFNLVKPVVAHQNLPDSEIPEVKPWIGEKIHEVGLDDLELTLGSGKPRS